From a single Leishmania infantum JPCM5 genome chromosome 36 genomic region:
- a CDS encoding putative ribosomal protein L29, translating to MAKSKNHTNHNQSSKNHRNGIKGPMPLHLHNSKRGSWLPALVNARRVRKHNQKAALKKRRERIAAFAAKN from the coding sequence ATGGCCAAGTCGAAGAACCACACGAACCACAACCAGTCGAGCAAGAACCACCGCAATGGGATCAAGGGCCCTATGCCCCTGCATCTCCACAATTCCAAGCGTGGTAGCTGGCTCCCTGCGTTGGTGAACGCCCGCCGCGTGCGCAAGCACAACCagaaggcggcgctgaagaagcgcCGCGAGCGCATCGCTGCGTTTGCCGCCAAGAACTAA
- a CDS encoding putative ribosomal protein L29, with the protein MAKSKNHTNHNQSSKNHRNGIKGPMPLHLRNSKRGSWLPALVNARRVRKHNQKAALKKRRERIAAFASKN; encoded by the coding sequence ATGGCCAAGTCGAAGAACCACACGAACCACAACCAGTCGAGCAAGAACCACCGCAATGGGATCAAGGGCCCTATGCCCCTGCATCTCCGCAATTCCAAGCGTGGTAGCTGGCTCCCTGCGTTGGTGAACGCCCGCCGCGTGCGCAAGCACAACCagaaggcggcgctgaagaagcgcCGCGAGCGCATCGCTGCGTTTGCCTCCAAGAACTAA
- a CDS encoding short chain dehydrogenase-like protein has translation MSRVAFAALLSLAVALLSRHVYRRVNRQRLQAGAVALITGGGSGLGMELAKIFAVSHCEIVLVGRNEAALKTAAQVCREAGAPRVEYIQADISKVEGTDRVRSEYARLYKDTARSLAPPLKYLVLNAGAGAIAPFTTEPAFEQMCHAMMSINYFANVRLLQAFLPQLTQNHSSSSPSRIVVMSSLAGVLPSILRSAYTASKHAIQGFMNALRGETAVRITLCCPGYVDTDFHSRVLTNDGKPLRGNQRRGVSPAVCARQCMDGVLCDDAEIVMTTGGKLAYRLRPFLTGIIDVLVKRKSLQSLEHH, from the coding sequence ATGTCTCGCGTTGCTttcgctgctcttctctccctcgctgtgGCGCTTCTCAGCCGCCATGTGTACCGCCGAGTCAACCGGCAGCGACTGCAGGCAGGCGCCGTCGCTCTcatcaccggcggcggctccggGCTGGGGATGGAGCTGGCCAAGATCTTCGCCGTCTCTCACTGCGAAATTGTGCTGGTGGGCCGcaacgaggcggcgctgaagacagcggcgcaggtgtgcaGGGAGGCAGGAGCACCGCGGGTCGAGTACATCCAAGCAGACATCAGCAAGGTGGAGGGCACCGATCGCGTTCGCAGCGAGTACGCTCGCCTCTACAAGGACACGGCGAGGAGTCTGGCCCCCCCTCTCAAGTACCTTGTGCTCAACGCCGGAGCAGGCGCCATTGCCCCTTTCACGACAGAGCCCGCCTTTGAGCAAATGTGTCATGCCATGATGAGCATCAACTACTTCGCGAACGTGCGATTGCTGCAGGCCTTCCTTCCGCAGCTCACGCAGAATCACTCTTCGAGCTCGCCCAGTCGCATCGTTGTCATGTCCTCTCTTGCTGGTGTGCTGCCGTCCATCTTGCGCAGTGCGTATACAGCGTCGAAGCACGCCATTCAGGGCTTTATGAACGCGCTGCGTGgtgagacggcggtgcgcatcACGCTCTGCTGCCCCGGCTACGTGGACACGGACTTCCACAGTCGCGTGTTGACAAACGACGGCAAGCCTCTGAGAGGCAATCAGCGTCGCGGCGTCTCACccgctgtgtgcgcgcgccagTGCATGGACGGCGTCTTGTGTGACGATGCCGAGATTGTCATGACGACGGGCGGGAAGCTCGCCTATCGCCTGCGGCCCTTCCTGACGGGAATCATCGATGTACTGGTGAAGCGCAAGAGCCTCCAGTCTCTGGAACACCACTGA
- a CDS encoding vacuolar protein sorting-associated protein-like protein produces MLRDELPPEKGQQSFSLLSRILRSIDGCKLEIVLDDKTEEDKIKVVDIYDKVSERFPLYSWKEPVKGRVVVTPTGSSYSHQGVVVELIGVASTFREVESRVVFLRQERQFEPDTLNQPTPFEFIFSAPKEHESYHGIYARVRYFVQATVKQRIKSPSVKAEVWVHRVDAALSESQPDASAHMNYFRETCFGPESIAMNVGVDNVLHIEFRYDKKIFHLAERVLGKVEYKVADMDIAYGEVGLVRKEFLAPGQTGETMESETLQKFEVMDGTPIVEEVVPIRLYLKSVPRLTPSYMNVENLFSVRYFLNLVLVNQEGKRYFKQQEIQLYRRTGQERPPTSFNSGLPVKHASGDVDTKGGWSA; encoded by the coding sequence ATGCTTCGCGACGAGCTGCCGCCAGAGAAGGGGCAGCAGAGCTTCTCTTTATTGAGTCGAATCCTGCGCAGCATCGACGGCTGCAAGCTCGAAATCGTGCTGGATGACAAaacggaggaggacaagaTCAAGGTAGTGGACATCTACGACAAGGTAAGCGAGCGCTTCCCGCTCTACTCGTGGAAGGAGCCTGTCAAGGGACGCGTGGTGGTGACGCCGACCGGCTCTTCCTACTCGCATCAgggtgtggtggtggagctGATCGGCGTGGCAAGCACGTTTCGTGAAGTCGAATCGCGCGTTGTCTTCCTCAGGCAGGAGCGCCAGTTCGAGCCAGACACGCTGAATCAGCCGACGCCGTTCGAGTTCATTTTCTCCGCACCAAAGGAGCATGAGTCGTACCACGGCATCTACGCCAGAGTCAGGTACTTCGTACAGGCGACGGTCAAGCAACGCATCAAGAGCCCCAGCGTGAAGGCGGAGGTGTGGGTGCACCGCGTCGACGCGGCGCTCAGCGAGTCGCAGCCTGATGCCTCGGCGCACATGAACTACTTCCGCGAGACGTGCTTCGGTCCTGAGTCTATCGCGATGAACGTTGGCGTGGACAACGTGCTTCATATTGAATTCCGCTACGATAAGAAAATCTTCCACTTGGCGGAGCGGGTGCTGGGCAAGGTCGAGTACAAGGTAGCAGACATGGACATCGCGTACGGCGAGGTGGGGTTAGTGCGTAAAGAGTTCCTCGCGCCTGGCCAGACAGGCGAGACGATGGAGtcggagacgctgcagaaGTTCGAGGTCATGGATGGCACCCCTATTGTGGAAGAAGTGGTCCCCATCCGCCTCTACCTCAAGTCGGTGCCGCGCCTCACGCCGTCGTATATGAACGTTGAGAATCTCTTTAGCGTGCGCTACTTTCTCAACCTGGTGCTGGTGAATCAAGAGGGGAAGCGGTATTTCAAGCAGCAAGAAATCCAGCTGTACCGCCGCACGGGGCAGGAGCGGCCACCCACCTCTTTCAACTCGGGCCTACCAGTGAAGCATGCTTCGGGTGACGTGGATACGAAAGGCGGATGGAGTGCGTGA
- a CDS encoding SNF7-like protein: MPAFGNMFHRTTPEEEVRKWTRSLRSEQRKIELQITKIRREEAKVKLSMKQAAKQNDQVVMRMLAKEMIRSRKAVNRMYASKAQMNSVSMQLQNQVSQMKMSGSLKKSGEIMKEMNSLVKVKEIQQSMMAMSKEMARAGLIEEIINDTIDEALDDDISDTELEDEVNKVVMDVVQGQMDGARVGASRIPAQQQQQEEAAEEEEEDELMEKFNALRNS, from the coding sequence ATGCCCGCATTCGGTAACATGTTCCACAGAACGacgccggaggaggaggtgcgcaagTGGACGCGCAGTCTGCGCTCGGAGCAGCGCAAGATTGAGCTTCAAATCACCAAGATCCGCCGCGAGGAGGCCAAGGTAAAGCTGTCGATGAAGCAGGCAGCAAAGCAGAATGACCAGGTGGTGATGCGGAtgctggcgaaggagatGATTCGCTCTCGCAAGGCGGTGAACCGAATGTACGCCTCGAAGGCGCAGATGAACTCCGTGTCCATGCAGTTGCAGAACCAGGTGAGTCAGATGAAGATGTCCGGCTCGCTCAAGAAGAGCGGCGAAATTATGAAAGAGATGAACAGTCTCGTCAAGGTGAAGGAGATTCAGCAGTCCATGATGGCAATGAGCAAAGAAATGGCCAGAGCAGGGCTGATCGAGGAGATTATCAACGACACGATCGATGAGGCTCTGGACGACGACATCAGCGACACAGAGCTCGAGGACGAGGTGAACAAGGTGGTGATGGACGTGGTTCAGGGTCAGATGGACGGCGCACGCGTCGGTGCCTCTCGTATCCCggcacaacagcagcagcaggaggaggctgcggaggaagaagaggaggatgagCTCATGGAGAAGTTCAATGCGCTGCGCAACTCGTAA
- a CDS encoding glycosyl transferase-like protein — protein MRTSPLWRLQMNSRPFSLERIFAINLDRRPDRWAAVQAVCARAGLPAERTERVPAVEGSRLDVNAAHRCGFVSALGLRRLKEPPEHHIWGMDLNKAALGCALSHIHLWARIAALGTVSNFSAETPAAALPKQCFLVLEDDSTLTDSDDSGSGSPAASPSLPFLDQLQRRMNSVPPDWELVYVSGLDTARQCPHMQVAKGVARVPQYHRTTNAYLVTPQGARRLLATCVPLTFQLDTAMTMNVGYPPGVVGVAGAQTLPHVLDPVCYTLQPPLMQQAAQLGTDIQH, from the coding sequence ATGCGAACCTCTCCCCTCTGGCGACTTCAAATGAATAGCCGCCCGTTCTCATTGGAGCGCATCTTTGCCATCAATCTTGACCGCCGCCCTGATCGCTGGGCAGCAGTACAAGCAGTATGTGCTCGTGCCGGCCTCCCAGCAGAGCGAACGGAGCGCGTTCCTGCCGTTGAGGGCTCCCGTCTCGATGTGAACGCTGCGCATCGCTGCGGGTTTGTCTCTGCGCTGGGTCTGCGGCGACTGAAGGAGCCCCCGGAACACCACATATGGGGCATGGACCTGAACAAGGCGGCGCTCGGGTGTGCGCTGAGTCACATACACCTCTGGGCACGCATTGCGGCTCTGGGTACGGTGAGCAACTTTTCCGCCGAGacgcctgcggcagcgctgcccaaGCAATGCTTTCTTGTGCTGGAGGATGACTCGACATTGACGGATAGCGAcgacagtggcagcggctcaCCCGCCGCATCACCTTCGCTTCCGTTTCTCGACCAGCTTCAGCGCCGAATGAATAGCGTGCCGCCGGACTGGGAGCTTGTATACGTGAGTGGCCTCGACACAGCAAGGCAGTGCCCACACATGCAGGTAGCCAAGGGTGTGGCGCGCGTCCCGCAGTACCATCGCACGACGAATGCATACCTGGTCACTCCGCAAGGCGCACGCCGGCTGCTCGCCACTTGTGTTCCACTCACATTCCAGCTCGACACTGCAATGACAATGAACGTGGGCTACCCTCCGGGTGTGGTCGGTGTCGCGGGTGCAcagacgctgccgcacgtgCTCGATCCGGTCTGCTACACTCTCCAACCGCCGCTCATGCAGCAGGCCGCACAGCTTGGCACCGACATCCAGCACTGA